ACCGCCAAAATATTTCTGTGCTTTGTTTACCTGAGCGACGTCGTCTGAGTTGGCCTAGAGACCCTccatttggcattttttttttttttttttttttttccttttttgacgTTGTGTCACCCCCGTTTGTGCGATTCGTTTCGAAAGGgacgtgttttttttgtgcgcctTTGTATGTGCATGCGTTTACgcgtttacatttttatgtgcgTGTCTTTACGTGTTTTACACTTGTTCGTGTGCGCTTCCCCCAACGGTGGAGTAACCGCTGTGGAACGGGACAAAACGGtcatttggctagctggtaCGTAAAGGGAGTTCCTAAGGGAACcgccagaaaaaaaaaaaaaaaaaaaaaaaaaaaaaaaagctacatGGCAAGGGAAGACACCTTCGCGATGCACACGTGTAACAAACAATCCATCTACACATGTCAGGGAGCTCCGCCCGGGGGTTACTCCACATCCGTCAGCGAATAATTCTTAACACAACAGTTGACGTATAAATGGGAAATGCTATTCTGTGATTTTAGTAGGGTAAATCGAACCAAGTTTTTGCCGCCACGCATCTTTTGAAGGACCTCCACTTCGAGGACAAAATCGAACAAGTTATAGGCGAAGTGCGGGACGGACGTTTTATTTGAGCTGTTCTTCCTGTTGTGCATTGTTGGgaatgcgttttttttatcgtcGTTTGTTCCCTGCAGTGTGGTTTCTTCGATGTGGATGCTGATGGGGGGTGCGTCCTCCTGCTCCGTCTCGGTTGATTCGcccgggggggagcgccCACCGTTTGTACTTCGCCCACCGTTTGTACTTCGCCAATCGTTAGCAATTCGCCAGTCGTTAGCAATTCGCCAGTCGTTAGCAATTCGCCAGTCGTTAGCAATTTTCCAACTGTCCGCACTTCCCCCACTTCCAAATCTGCCTGATCTGCCTGAACTGCCCGAACTGCCAATAgagctgcctcccccccggtggTAATCCGCGTACGACTCCGAGTCGTCCGTGCCGAGGCTGCTCTCCGTGCTGCCCTGGTCGTTGCCGCCAAAGGGCAGGCCACTCGCTTTCCACTTGCCCCTTTTATTCTTCCTGCCCGACCAGTTCTGCACATCATCGGTGAGCAGATTCGTGGCGTGTTCCTCCTCTGGGGGGTTCAACCGGTTCGTCTTCCCATAGCCCATACAACCATTCGCGTTCCGTTTCGTCTTGCTGCTCCTACATTTGTAATCATTCCCTGTGTGGTTCCCCTCCTGTGCCTCCTCTTCTTTGCAGTGCGTTTTGCCCCACCTAAGGGGTCCCCCCACTTGACACTTTGCATAGTCAAATATGAGGATGGGAATGCTAAACATGacagaaattattttcagCTCCCGCAcgaggtagaaacacgtGTTGGAGTTCTGCACACTTAGATGCTTCAACATGTTTGTGAAGTTGTCTATTCCTATGCAGGCCACGTTGGGGGGGTGGCTCGCGAATGGGTTCTGTTGATCCCATTCGCGGGGGTTCTGTTGATCCGCTTTTTGGAGGTTCTTCTGATCCGCTTTTTGGGGGTTCTTCTgatcccctttttgggggtTCCTCCCTTTTCGTATGCTTCCCAAAAAGGAGACAAGTTCGCTCCAACTGCGGACGCGCAAAACGAACAACCTGTTGGGGATGTCATCCAAGGAGAgcccctttttcctcccccttttgatttTCTCTTTCAAAATACTGTCAATTACTGTAACGTCGTTTACGTGGCTGAAGTGTATAAACACGGCAACTGCAGTGGAGGAACTCCCAGCGAGGAAGTCGAACAGCAAGTTGAGCGAAAGGactttgttcatttttgttttcttcccataaaagaaatatagtTTGGACCCTTGGAGACCGTTTCCGAGGAGCTTGTCCAATGAGTGACTGCCCGTTTTAACAGAGGACACCTCGATCAGAGATGCCTTCATATAATTGGAGTAGGCCAGTAAGTCTCTC
Above is a window of Plasmodium vivax chromosome 8, whole genome shotgun sequence DNA encoding:
- a CDS encoding hypothetical protein, conserved (encoded by transcript PVX_119500A), giving the protein MCGAMERPDIEFLNLPERIKKKLYARNINTIEKLSTNYLEDVDVEVGNPLREVDAGQDQLFSYHLRDLGVPNDGGEEGRADCSKDPLRGYHHAVSDQENYCHGGRHVEADDGGGVASGTVGGVPDDSLSDSSSHSSSPSASTSMSVSTTGKGPSLAASPPGRRKYSVLKSVTPWAHLKGHNSSVGASLNFAKDSGQVCMPRSNPPEGLERDLLAYSNYMKASLIEVSSVKTGSHSLDKLLGNGLQGSKLYFFYGKKTKMNKVLSLNLLFDFLAGSSSTAVAVFIHFSHVNDVTVIDSILKEKIKRGRKKGLSLDDIPNRLFVLRVRSWSELVSFLGSIRKGRNPQKGDQKNPQKADQKNLQKADQQNPREWDQQNPFASHPPNVACIGIDNFTNMLKHLSVQNSNTCFYLVRELKIISVMFSIPILIFDYAKCQVGGPLRWGKTHCKEEEAQEGNHTGNDYKCRSSKTKRNANGCMGYGKTNRLNPPEEEHATNLLTDDVQNWSGRKNKRGKWKASGLPFGGNDQGSTESSLGTDDSESYADYHRGGGSSIGSSGSSGRSGRFGSGGSADSWKIANDWRIANDWRIANDWRIANDWRSTNGGRSTNGGRSPPGESTETEQEDAPPISIHIEETTLQGTNDDKKNAFPTMHNRKNSSNKTSVPHFAYNLFDFVLEVEVLQKMRGGKNLVRFTLLKSQNSISHLYVNCCVKNYSLTDVE